Proteins encoded together in one Ciona intestinalis chromosome 3, KH, whole genome shotgun sequence window:
- the LOC100175150 gene encoding uncharacterized protein LOC100175150 isoform X2: MIASSFENVPPIPTSPPPPPPTSPPPTSPPPASPSPDPIKPSKGMLDQRTFKRIVALISIFITLIGIALVIVACTIDPDDFDESRVAFDGDIQLEEDDDGFIQWDDAYSDPDSDKSRKLEHKLSRKIKAALDEEGFMVDRVEIKSLSKAAPRMINRNEEIKNVTDKKFGTANAKYANKKYNGISFVKVKYVVFGKPSKNAATFQSAKYKSWWKMRGRLRTRLANNGLRATVKRLDRSPSFSWAIKRGMRRHYKFTTIPPPKQEAVPCTCKENLFKELNPMNPSKVCQCQSACIEDETTVYGGKDDIFAIFTPLCASAYYAGIISDTGGIVEVLYTGRQEVMPGNKTVAGFTSSKVDFIPKTITLKALGSLIIPTEPPPPLSYEGSGFAPITTTENPFLKTTTSMMSQAALAVQADDDDDDFASIPKLLKKYNNEPIVFHLHIKEIDKRKMQYNKIIFSARKHHILEDFGRKLNPMVKAKLVEMGFQGITVDFVQFHRVGEELGFAGGFAISGNIATLAKTIKKLETTESNGGSPWRALETIGKVINKRYSKALLETLQRQDG, translated from the exons ATGATAGCGAGTTCGTTTGAAAATGTTCCACCAATTCCTACTTCACCACCCCCACCCCCACCGACGTCACCCCCACCAACGTCACCTCCACCGGCGTCGCCCTCACCTGACCCTA TTAAGCCTTCTAAAGGAATGCTGGATCAGAGAACCTTTAAAAGGATTGTTGCATTGATTTCTATCTTTATAACGTTGATAGGAATTGCTCTTGTTATTGTAG CTTGCACGATTGACCCAGATGACTTTGATGAGAGTCGTGTGGCTTTCGATGGAGATATCCAGCTAGAGGAGGATGATGATGGTTTCATCCAGTGGGACGACGCCTACAGTGATCCTGATTCGGATAAATCTCGAAAATTGGAACATAAGCTGTCGAGAAAA atTAAAGCAGCTTTGGATGAAGAAGGTTTTATGGTAGACAGAGTGGAAATTAAATCTTTATCTAAGGCAGCTCCCCGCATGATAAACCGAAatgaagaaattaaaaatgtcacGGATAAAAAGTTTGGTACTGCTAATGCAAAGTATGCAAACAAAAAG TACAATGGGATATCCTTTGTGAAAGTTAAGTACGTGGTGTTTGGGAAACCTTCCAAAAATGCAGCTACGTTTCAAAGTGCGAAATATAAGTCCTGGTGGAAAATGAGGGGCAGGTTGCGTACCAGACTAGCTAATAACGGTCTTCGTGCAACAGTAAAGCGACTTGATC GCTCACCTTCCTTTAGCTGGGCGATAAAGAGAGGAATGAGACGACACTATAAATTCACCACCATTCCTCCTCCTAAACAAGAAG CTGTTCCTTGCACCTGTAAAGAAAATCTCTTCAAAGAACTAAACCCAATGAATCCATCTAAAGTGTGTCAGTGTCAATCTGCATGTATTGAAGATGAGACCACTGTGTATGGTGGAAAGGATGATATATTTGCTATATTTACGCCACTGTGTGCATCTGCATACTATGCTGGGATTATATCA GATACTGGTGGTATAGTGGAAGTCCTATATACTGGAAGGCAAGAAGTCATGCCTGGTAATAAAACAGTTGCAGGATTTACTTCAAGCAAGGTTGACTTTATTCCCAaaactataactttaaaag CTTTAGGCAGTTTGATAATTCCCACCGAACCACCTCCCCCTTTAAGCTATGAAGGCAGTGGTTTTGCACCAATCACCACAACTGAGAATCCTTTccttaaaacaacaacatcaaTGATGTCACAAGCAGCATTGGCTGTGCAAgctgatgatgatgatgatgatttTGCATCGATACCAAAGCTGTTAAAGAAATACAACAACGAACCAATTGTATTTCATTTGCATATAAAAGAAATCGATAAACGGAAAATGCAATACAA CAAGATCATATTCAGTGCCAGGAAGCATCATATCTTAGAAGATTTTGGACGCAAACTTAACCCAATG GTCAAGGCCAAGTTAGTAGAAATGGGGTTTCAAGGTATCACTGTTGACTTTGTTCAGTTCCACAGAGTTGGTGAAGAACTTGGCTTTGCTGGTGGTTTTGCAATCTCAGGAAACATTGCTACATTGGCCAAG acaataaaaaagttgGAAACCACGGAATCTAATGGTGGTTCACCATGGAGAGCATTGGAAACAATTGGAAAAGTTATAAACAAGAGAT ACAGCAAAGCATTACTTGAGACTCTGCAGCGTCAAGATGGATAG
- the LOC100175150 gene encoding uncharacterized protein LOC100175150 isoform X3, which produces MIASSFENVPPIPTSPPPPPPTSPPPTSPPPASPSPDPNSYIPTVKPSKGMLDQRTFKRIVALISIFITLIGIALVIVACTIDPDDFDESRVAFDGDIQLEEDDDGFIQWDDAYSDPDSDKSRKLEHKLSRKIKAALDEEGFMVDRVEIKSLSKAAPRMINRNEEIKNVTDKKFGTANAKYANKKYNGISFVKVKYVVFGKPSKNAATFQSAKYKSWWKMRGRLRTRLANNGLRATVKRLDRSPSFSWAIKRGMRRHYKFTTIPPPKQEAVPCTCKENLFKELNPMNPSKVCQCQSACIEDETTVYGGKDDIFAIFTPLCASAYYAGIISDTGGIVEVLYTGRQEVMPGNKTVAGFTSSKVDFIPKTITLKALGSLIIPTEPPPPLSYEGSGFAPITTTENPFLKTTTSMMSQAALAVQADDDDDDFASIPKLLKKYNNEPIVFHLHIKEIDKRKMQYNKIIFSARKHHILEDFGRKLNPMVKAKLVEMGFQGITVDFVQFHRVGEELGFAGGFAISGNIATLAKTAKHYLRLCSVKMDSRNIC; this is translated from the exons ATGATAGCGAGTTCGTTTGAAAATGTTCCACCAATTCCTACTTCACCACCCCCACCCCCACCGACGTCACCCCCACCAACGTCACCTCCACCGGCGTCGCCCTCACCTGACCCTA aCTCTTATATTCCAACAGTTAAGCCTTCTAAAGGAATGCTGGATCAGAGAACCTTTAAAAGGATTGTTGCATTGATTTCTATCTTTATAACGTTGATAGGAATTGCTCTTGTTATTGTAG CTTGCACGATTGACCCAGATGACTTTGATGAGAGTCGTGTGGCTTTCGATGGAGATATCCAGCTAGAGGAGGATGATGATGGTTTCATCCAGTGGGACGACGCCTACAGTGATCCTGATTCGGATAAATCTCGAAAATTGGAACATAAGCTGTCGAGAAAA atTAAAGCAGCTTTGGATGAAGAAGGTTTTATGGTAGACAGAGTGGAAATTAAATCTTTATCTAAGGCAGCTCCCCGCATGATAAACCGAAatgaagaaattaaaaatgtcacGGATAAAAAGTTTGGTACTGCTAATGCAAAGTATGCAAACAAAAAG TACAATGGGATATCCTTTGTGAAAGTTAAGTACGTGGTGTTTGGGAAACCTTCCAAAAATGCAGCTACGTTTCAAAGTGCGAAATATAAGTCCTGGTGGAAAATGAGGGGCAGGTTGCGTACCAGACTAGCTAATAACGGTCTTCGTGCAACAGTAAAGCGACTTGATC GCTCACCTTCCTTTAGCTGGGCGATAAAGAGAGGAATGAGACGACACTATAAATTCACCACCATTCCTCCTCCTAAACAAGAAG CTGTTCCTTGCACCTGTAAAGAAAATCTCTTCAAAGAACTAAACCCAATGAATCCATCTAAAGTGTGTCAGTGTCAATCTGCATGTATTGAAGATGAGACCACTGTGTATGGTGGAAAGGATGATATATTTGCTATATTTACGCCACTGTGTGCATCTGCATACTATGCTGGGATTATATCA GATACTGGTGGTATAGTGGAAGTCCTATATACTGGAAGGCAAGAAGTCATGCCTGGTAATAAAACAGTTGCAGGATTTACTTCAAGCAAGGTTGACTTTATTCCCAaaactataactttaaaag CTTTAGGCAGTTTGATAATTCCCACCGAACCACCTCCCCCTTTAAGCTATGAAGGCAGTGGTTTTGCACCAATCACCACAACTGAGAATCCTTTccttaaaacaacaacatcaaTGATGTCACAAGCAGCATTGGCTGTGCAAgctgatgatgatgatgatgatttTGCATCGATACCAAAGCTGTTAAAGAAATACAACAACGAACCAATTGTATTTCATTTGCATATAAAAGAAATCGATAAACGGAAAATGCAATACAA CAAGATCATATTCAGTGCCAGGAAGCATCATATCTTAGAAGATTTTGGACGCAAACTTAACCCAATG GTCAAGGCCAAGTTAGTAGAAATGGGGTTTCAAGGTATCACTGTTGACTTTGTTCAGTTCCACAGAGTTGGTGAAGAACTTGGCTTTGCTGGTGGTTTTGCAATCTCAGGAAACATTGCTACATTGGCCAAG ACAGCAAAGCATTACTTGAGACTCTGCAGCGTCAAGATGGATAGTAGAAACATATGTTGA
- the LOC100178253 gene encoding serine/threonine-protein kinase/endoribonuclease IRE1-like, whose translation MLLHAVFKRVLLSALFFIGVTASMEENETVETSPTPTPSKELLPSEPLLLISTLDGTLHAVSKRTGLVKWKIDENPVLKVPTESTTTIKGPTFLPDPHDGSLYAFDPASQGLTKLPFTIPELVQASPCRSSDGILYTGRKQDVWYAINPLNGEKQQVITTESATDKCPGGSANHMFIGRSEYKVTMFDTKLNLMRWNVTFTDYSSHANEKVSDNYELLHLASSADGFVITVDRRTARILWAQNYGYPVVAMYAWVPEGLQKVEMTSVAKETMTYLMQQANGKVMYWDSIFQGNPRFSPKEDTLAPSLYVGQYLHSLYALPAMTHGGVEFDIHRNVQLLPGPNDDDIETSTELDLPSTNIPIWRLIGYHKIPPYSKVNLPRAYNPTITKTLQLEHKSDMKHMVTEQVIEPTVNPVVPPNKNKDKSAADENYYRYITPSKRGDQFEVKPPLGRDGARKLDPDSNIRWNEITIVATLTSVITGALFLCLFKKPSLNFPNISNGKKHGLVHVGRISIDPVDILGRGSEGTIVYKGYFDGRSVAVKRVVPECFSFADREVALLRESDEHAHVIRYFCMERDAQFQYIALEQCSNTLQEYVENPQYKCSTGLDATTVLYQAMHGLDHLHQLKIVHRDVKPSNILISVPGKLGKQRVVISDFGLCKKLVPGRVSFSHRSGTAGTDGWIAPEMILDKRYRMTQAVDIFSMGCVFYYVICGKHPFGDSISRQARIVNGDYSLNELSTFESAEEAIDLIKRMLQTDPVMRPKSATILKHPLFWDAVKTLQFFEDVSDRIEKEPLDSATMQQLDRDSLNDIQNGIPRDWIYHLCEPLQDDLHKFRSYKAGSVRDLLRAIRNKKHHYRELPDEVKRSLGSVPDEFLSYFTSRFPRLLTHTYLSMACCRLEATFEPYYGSSVDYSYDDNNEEISNESIFTRAGNGTKSNWRNGGSPNFMDYSPNSKRMQKTISAADMDLDWRSNSNRPEHNNNSRFPTSSSAPMIPNSSFKSLLKSSNRRYNSNSSMNWRNRYVGRG comes from the exons ATGCTCCTCCATGCTGTATTCAAGCGTGTGTTGCTGTcagctttattttttatcggAGTAACTGCATCCATGGAGGAAAATGAAACTGTTGAGACGTCTCCGACCCCAACACCTTCTAAG GAGCTGTTACCAAGCGAACCCCTGCTGCTTATTTCAACCCTTGATGGGACTCTGCATGCAGTTAGTAAACGTACTGGGTTGGTGAAATGGAAAATAGATGAAAATCCTGTATTAAAAGTTCCAACTGAGTCCACAACCACCATTAAAGG GCCAACATTTCTACCTGACCCTCATGATGGCTCGTTGTATGCATTTGACCCAGCCTCTCAAGGTTTAACT aaACTTCCATTCACGATACCAGAATTGGTACAAGCATCTCCATGTAGGTCTTCAGATGGGATATTGTACACTG gTCGTAAGCAGGACGTATGGTATGCTATTAACCCCCTTAACGGTGAAAAACAGCAAGTAATTACCACTGAAAGTGCAACTGACAAATGTCCAGGTGGTAGTGCAAACCACATGTTCATAGGAAGATCGg AATAcaaagttaccatgtttgatACCAAACTAAACCTCATGAGATGGAATGTAACATTCACTGATTATTCTTCACACGCAAATGAAAAAGTCTCAGATAACTATG AGTTGCTACATCTGGCTTCAAGTGCTGATGGGTTTGTTATTACAGTGGATAGAAGAACAG CAAGAATTCTGTGGGCACAAAATTATGGCTACCCTGTGGTGGCAATGTATGCTTGGGTGCCTGAGGGTCTACAGAAAGTAGAGATGACCAGTGTTGCCAAGGAAACCATGACTTACCTGATGCAGCAAGCTAATGGGAAGGTCATGTATTGGGATTCAATATTTCAGGGAAATCCAAGATTTTCCCCCAAAGAAGACACATTGGC TCCTTCACTTTATGTTGGTCAATATCTACACAGTCTTTATGCGCTGCCTGCAATGACGCATGGTGGAGTGGAGTTTgat ATACATAGAAACGTACAGTTACTACCTGGCCCTAATGATGATGACATTGAAACATCAACTGAACTTGATCTACCAAGCACCAATATTCCAATATGGAGACTTATTG GTTACCATAAGATACCTCCATATTCCAAAGTTAATCTCCCACGTGCTTACAATCCAACCATAACTAAAACTTTGCAACTTGAGCATAAAAGTGACATGAAGCATATGGTCACAGAACAG GTGATTGAACCAACAGTAAATCCTGTGGTACCACCAAATAAGAACAAGGATAAATCAGCTGCTGATGAAAATTATTATCGATATATTACACCAAGCAAAAGAGG GGATCAGTTTGAGGTAAAACCTCCTCTAGGAAGAGATGGAGCAAGGAAGTTGGATCCTGATTCCAACATCCGATGGAATGAGATCACAATCGTAGCAACGTTAACATCTGTTATAACGGGAGCTCTCTTCCTATGTTTGTTCaag AAACCAAGTTTAAATTTCCCAAACATATCAAATGGTAAAAAGCATGGCTTGGTTCATGTTGGTAGAATCTCAATTGATCCAGTTGATATATTGGGCAGAGGAAGTGAGGGAACTATTGTTTACAa GGGCTACTTTGATGGGCGTTCAGTTGCAGTAAAACGAGTGGTCCCCGAATGTTTCAGTTTCGCCGACCGAGAAGTTGCGTTGCTTCGTGAATCTGATGAACACGCTCATGTTATACGATACTTCTGCATG GAAAGAGATGCACAGTTCCAATACATTGCATTGGAGCAATGTAGCAACACACTGCAGGAG TATGTTGAAAACCCACAATACAAATGTAGTACAGGACTAGATGCAACAACTGTTCTTTATCAAGCCATGCATGGTTTGGACCATTTACATCAATTGAAGATag TTCACAGAGATGTAAAACCAAGCAACATTTTAATCTCGGTACCTGGGAAACTCGGCAAGCAACGAGTTGTCATCTCTGACTTTGGCCTCTGCAAGAAACTTGTTCCAGGCCGGGTGTCGTTCTCTCACAGGTCAGGAACCGCGGGCACCGATGGCTGGATTGCCCCCGAGATGATTCTAGACAAACGATATCGAATG ACCCAAGCTGTTGACATTTTCTCAATGGGTTGTGTGTTTTACTACGTAATATGTGGCAAGCATCCATTTGGTGATTCCATCAGTAGGCAAGCAAGGATAGTGAATGGAGACTACTCTCTTAATGAGTTGTCCACATTTGAAA GTGCTGAAGAAGCAATAGACCTCATAAAGAGAATGCTTCAAACTGATCCTGTCATGCGACCCAAATCAGCCACCATACTAAAACACCCCCTGTTTTGGGATGCTGTGAAAACACTGCAGTTTTTTGAG GATGTGAGTGACCGTATTGAAAAAGAGCCTCTCGATAGCGCCACCATGCAGCAGCTTGATCGTGACTCACTGAACGATATCCAGAATGGGATTCCCCGAGATTGGATTTACCATCTGTGTGAACCTCTACAGGACGACCTGCATAAGTTTCGGTCGTACAAAGCTGGCTCTGTGCGTGATCTGCTACGTGCTATAAG aaACAAAAAGCATCATTACCGTGAGCTTCCAGATGAAGTGAAGAGATCACTAGGCAGCGTGCCTGATGAGTTCCTTTCATATTTTACTTCACGATTTCCACGTTTGCTTACCCACACATACCTATCCATGGCTTGCTGTAGACTTGAAGCCACGTTCGAACCATATTATGGCAGCAG CGTTGATTATTCATATGATGATAATAATGAAGAAATATCAAACGAGTCAATTTTCACAAGAGCTGGAAATGGAACAAAGTCAAACTGGAGGAATGGAGGAAG CCCAAACTTCATGGATTACTCTCCTAACTCCAAGAGGATGCAAAAGACGATCTCCGCTGCTGACATGGATCTCGACTGGAGATCAAACTCCAACCGACCGGAGCACAACAACAACTCGAGATTCCCAACCTCTTCCTCTGCTCCCATGATCCCTAACAGCTCTTTCAAGAGCCTCTTGAAGTCCTCCAACCGGAGGTACAACAGCAATTCCTCAATGAATTGGAGGAACAGATATGTCGGAAGAGGTTGA
- the LOC100175150 gene encoding uncharacterized protein LOC100175150 isoform X1 has protein sequence MIASSFENVPPIPTSPPPPPPTSPPPTSPPPASPSPDPNSYIPTVKPSKGMLDQRTFKRIVALISIFITLIGIALVIVACTIDPDDFDESRVAFDGDIQLEEDDDGFIQWDDAYSDPDSDKSRKLEHKLSRKIKAALDEEGFMVDRVEIKSLSKAAPRMINRNEEIKNVTDKKFGTANAKYANKKYNGISFVKVKYVVFGKPSKNAATFQSAKYKSWWKMRGRLRTRLANNGLRATVKRLDRSPSFSWAIKRGMRRHYKFTTIPPPKQEAVPCTCKENLFKELNPMNPSKVCQCQSACIEDETTVYGGKDDIFAIFTPLCASAYYAGIISDTGGIVEVLYTGRQEVMPGNKTVAGFTSSKVDFIPKTITLKALGSLIIPTEPPPPLSYEGSGFAPITTTENPFLKTTTSMMSQAALAVQADDDDDDFASIPKLLKKYNNEPIVFHLHIKEIDKRKMQYNKIIFSARKHHILEDFGRKLNPMVKAKLVEMGFQGITVDFVQFHRVGEELGFAGGFAISGNIATLAKTIKKLETTESNGGSPWRALETIGKVINKRYSKALLETLQRQDG, from the exons ATGATAGCGAGTTCGTTTGAAAATGTTCCACCAATTCCTACTTCACCACCCCCACCCCCACCGACGTCACCCCCACCAACGTCACCTCCACCGGCGTCGCCCTCACCTGACCCTA aCTCTTATATTCCAACAGTTAAGCCTTCTAAAGGAATGCTGGATCAGAGAACCTTTAAAAGGATTGTTGCATTGATTTCTATCTTTATAACGTTGATAGGAATTGCTCTTGTTATTGTAG CTTGCACGATTGACCCAGATGACTTTGATGAGAGTCGTGTGGCTTTCGATGGAGATATCCAGCTAGAGGAGGATGATGATGGTTTCATCCAGTGGGACGACGCCTACAGTGATCCTGATTCGGATAAATCTCGAAAATTGGAACATAAGCTGTCGAGAAAA atTAAAGCAGCTTTGGATGAAGAAGGTTTTATGGTAGACAGAGTGGAAATTAAATCTTTATCTAAGGCAGCTCCCCGCATGATAAACCGAAatgaagaaattaaaaatgtcacGGATAAAAAGTTTGGTACTGCTAATGCAAAGTATGCAAACAAAAAG TACAATGGGATATCCTTTGTGAAAGTTAAGTACGTGGTGTTTGGGAAACCTTCCAAAAATGCAGCTACGTTTCAAAGTGCGAAATATAAGTCCTGGTGGAAAATGAGGGGCAGGTTGCGTACCAGACTAGCTAATAACGGTCTTCGTGCAACAGTAAAGCGACTTGATC GCTCACCTTCCTTTAGCTGGGCGATAAAGAGAGGAATGAGACGACACTATAAATTCACCACCATTCCTCCTCCTAAACAAGAAG CTGTTCCTTGCACCTGTAAAGAAAATCTCTTCAAAGAACTAAACCCAATGAATCCATCTAAAGTGTGTCAGTGTCAATCTGCATGTATTGAAGATGAGACCACTGTGTATGGTGGAAAGGATGATATATTTGCTATATTTACGCCACTGTGTGCATCTGCATACTATGCTGGGATTATATCA GATACTGGTGGTATAGTGGAAGTCCTATATACTGGAAGGCAAGAAGTCATGCCTGGTAATAAAACAGTTGCAGGATTTACTTCAAGCAAGGTTGACTTTATTCCCAaaactataactttaaaag CTTTAGGCAGTTTGATAATTCCCACCGAACCACCTCCCCCTTTAAGCTATGAAGGCAGTGGTTTTGCACCAATCACCACAACTGAGAATCCTTTccttaaaacaacaacatcaaTGATGTCACAAGCAGCATTGGCTGTGCAAgctgatgatgatgatgatgatttTGCATCGATACCAAAGCTGTTAAAGAAATACAACAACGAACCAATTGTATTTCATTTGCATATAAAAGAAATCGATAAACGGAAAATGCAATACAA CAAGATCATATTCAGTGCCAGGAAGCATCATATCTTAGAAGATTTTGGACGCAAACTTAACCCAATG GTCAAGGCCAAGTTAGTAGAAATGGGGTTTCAAGGTATCACTGTTGACTTTGTTCAGTTCCACAGAGTTGGTGAAGAACTTGGCTTTGCTGGTGGTTTTGCAATCTCAGGAAACATTGCTACATTGGCCAAG acaataaaaaagttgGAAACCACGGAATCTAATGGTGGTTCACCATGGAGAGCATTGGAAACAATTGGAAAAGTTATAAACAAGAGAT ACAGCAAAGCATTACTTGAGACTCTGCAGCGTCAAGATGGATAG